From Methanoculleus oceani, a single genomic window includes:
- the nifB gene encoding nitrogenase cofactor biosynthesis protein NifB yields the protein MADEYRTATVQGREVPYDPEQLRKISEHPCYSDKACHAFGRCHVPVAPKCNIQCNYCIRDFDCVNESRPGVTSRVLTPEEALDLVRNVVREYPYVKVVGIAGPGEPLANPETFEALRLVHEEFPHLIMCISTNGLMLPESIEELAKYDVGNVTVTLNAVDPSIGEKIYSWVEYGGKKYHGREAAELLLSQQMKGIEMAVAKKMFVKINTVYIPGINDEHIPEIAKKVGEMGAFTFNVIPLIPQYKFAEITPPTQKDKREMQDRCAQYIKQMRHCARCRADAIGKLGQDVQSCVYQQMKDEKTE from the coding sequence ATGGCCGACGAGTATCGGACCGCGACGGTCCAGGGCAGGGAGGTTCCCTACGATCCGGAGCAGCTGCGCAAGATCAGCGAGCACCCCTGCTACTCCGATAAAGCGTGCCACGCCTTCGGGCGGTGCCACGTCCCCGTCGCTCCGAAGTGCAACATCCAGTGCAACTACTGCATACGGGACTTCGACTGCGTGAACGAGAGCCGGCCGGGTGTGACGAGCAGGGTGCTCACCCCGGAGGAGGCGCTCGACCTCGTCAGGAACGTCGTCAGGGAGTACCCGTACGTGAAGGTGGTCGGCATCGCGGGGCCGGGCGAACCGCTCGCAAACCCCGAGACGTTCGAGGCACTGCGGCTGGTCCACGAGGAGTTCCCGCACCTGATCATGTGCATCAGCACGAACGGTCTCATGCTCCCCGAGTCGATCGAGGAACTGGCGAAGTACGATGTCGGGAACGTCACGGTCACGCTCAACGCCGTCGATCCTTCGATCGGGGAGAAGATCTACTCCTGGGTCGAGTACGGCGGGAAGAAGTATCACGGGCGCGAGGCGGCGGAACTCCTCCTCTCCCAGCAGATGAAGGGGATCGAGATGGCGGTTGCAAAGAAGATGTTCGTCAAGATAAACACCGTCTACATCCCCGGGATCAACGACGAGCACATCCCCGAGATCGCAAAGAAAGTCGGGGAGATGGGGGCGTTCACCTTCAACGTCATCCCGCTCATCCCGCAGTACAAATTCGCTGAGATAACCCCGCCCACCCAGAAGGATAAGCGGGAGATGCAGGACCGGTGCGCCCAATACATCAAGCAGATGCGCCACTGCGCACGCTGCCGGGCGGACGCGATCGGGAAACTCGGCCAGGACGTGCAGTCCTGCGTCTACCAGCAGATGAAGGATGAGAAGACAGAATAA
- a CDS encoding methyltransferase domain-containing protein yields MTDEIHADEPPDSRRKGKRRDRRTIGPVPNLEEHVKSDWWRGIFNRLYLKTDGDVVDDPRITEREIDRIARVLHLQPDEKILDLCCGQGRHTLELVRRGYNAEGLDQSHYLIQRARATAKKEGLPARFREGDARRLPYRTDTYDVVLVLGNSFGYFDSVEEDLRVLTELRRILKPWGRVLLDVADGEYLKEHFQARSWEWIDDAMFVCRERSLSLDEQRLISREVITDVEKGVVADQFYAERLYTPEALRRLLEKAGFSGIAFHEIATESQRNQDLGMMERRHIVTAVVRKEWSPVKARGRERAKHVAVMLGDPARPDALKPSCTFDDDDFYTIDQMKAALRELEGYRFTFLCKHDTLIQDLPKLKGKVDYVFNLCDEGFDNDPRKELHVPALLEIFEIPYTGSGPQSLAFCYDKSLVRGVAKEMGIPVPDACFITPGDRTYDVGMKLPAIVKPNAGDSSFGITQKSIAHTIEELSDVISTLRTTLGYDRSLLVEEFLPGKDISVGIIGNPSGYCTVLPIIEEDYSALPPELPRICGYEAKWLPDSPYWKIVSRPADLPEETEKMIVQCCLALFKRLECRDYCRFDWRLDEHGNPKLLEVNPNPGWCWDGHLAKMAKYAGLTYAEMLGRILKAAEDRFGMEPETGGRETGKEPLPFDLSRQTA; encoded by the coding sequence ATGACCGACGAGATCCACGCAGACGAACCCCCCGATAGCAGACGCAAGGGAAAACGCCGGGACAGGAGGACGATCGGTCCGGTCCCGAACCTTGAAGAGCATGTGAAATCCGACTGGTGGAGGGGTATCTTCAACCGCCTCTACTTGAAGACCGACGGCGACGTCGTTGACGACCCCCGGATCACCGAGCGTGAGATCGACCGGATCGCCCGGGTTCTGCACCTCCAGCCCGACGAGAAGATCCTCGATCTCTGCTGCGGCCAGGGAAGGCACACCCTCGAACTCGTGCGCAGGGGCTACAACGCCGAGGGTCTCGACCAGTCGCATTACCTGATCCAGCGGGCCCGGGCGACCGCGAAGAAGGAGGGACTCCCGGCCCGGTTCCGCGAAGGAGACGCACGCCGCCTCCCGTATCGCACCGACACCTACGATGTCGTCCTCGTCCTCGGGAACAGCTTCGGTTACTTCGATTCGGTCGAAGAAGACCTGCGGGTCCTCACCGAACTCCGGCGCATCCTCAAGCCCTGGGGGCGGGTGCTCCTGGACGTGGCCGACGGCGAGTACTTGAAAGAGCACTTCCAGGCGAGGTCGTGGGAGTGGATCGACGATGCGATGTTCGTCTGCCGCGAGAGGTCCCTCTCGCTCGATGAGCAGCGCCTGATATCCCGGGAGGTGATCACCGACGTCGAGAAGGGCGTCGTGGCCGACCAGTTCTATGCCGAACGCCTCTACACACCCGAGGCGCTCCGGCGGCTCCTTGAGAAGGCGGGCTTCTCCGGCATCGCCTTCCACGAGATTGCCACGGAGTCGCAGCGGAACCAGGACCTCGGCATGATGGAACGCCGCCACATCGTCACCGCGGTCGTCAGGAAGGAGTGGTCGCCGGTAAAGGCGAGGGGCAGGGAGAGGGCAAAACACGTCGCGGTGATGCTCGGCGACCCGGCCAGGCCCGATGCCCTGAAACCCTCCTGCACCTTCGACGACGACGACTTCTACACCATCGACCAGATGAAGGCGGCCCTCCGGGAACTGGAGGGCTACCGGTTCACCTTCCTGTGCAAACACGACACGCTGATCCAGGACCTCCCGAAACTGAAGGGAAAGGTGGACTACGTCTTCAACCTCTGCGACGAGGGGTTCGACAACGACCCGAGGAAAGAACTCCACGTGCCGGCGCTTCTCGAGATCTTCGAGATCCCGTACACGGGATCCGGACCGCAGTCGCTTGCGTTCTGCTACGACAAGTCGCTCGTGCGCGGCGTCGCGAAAGAGATGGGGATCCCGGTGCCCGACGCCTGCTTCATCACCCCGGGCGACCGCACCTACGACGTCGGGATGAAACTCCCGGCGATCGTCAAGCCGAACGCAGGCGACTCCTCGTTCGGCATCACGCAAAAGAGCATCGCCCATACCATCGAGGAACTCTCCGACGTCATCAGCACGCTCCGGACGACGCTCGGCTACGACCGCTCGCTCCTCGTCGAGGAGTTCCTCCCGGGAAAGGACATCAGCGTCGGCATCATCGGAAACCCGTCGGGATACTGCACGGTGCTTCCCATCATCGAGGAGGACTACTCCGCGCTGCCCCCGGAACTCCCCCGGATCTGCGGCTACGAAGCGAAGTGGCTCCCGGACTCGCCGTACTGGAAGATCGTATCGAGGCCGGCGGATCTCCCCGAAGAGACCGAGAAGATGATCGTGCAGTGCTGCCTCGCCCTCTTCAAGCGCCTGGAGTGCCGTGACTACTGCCGGTTCGACTGGCGCCTGGACGAGCACGGCAACCCGAAACTCCTCGAGGTCAACCCGAACCCCGGGTGGTGCTGGGACGGCCACCTTGCAAAGATGGCGAAGTACGCGGGCCTGACGTACGCCGAGATGCTCGGGCGGATCCTCAAAGCTGCGGAGGACCGGTTCGGGATGGAGCCGGAGACCGGTGGGCGGGAGACCGGGAAGGAACCTCTCCCGTTCGACCTCTCCCGGCAGACGGCCTGA
- a CDS encoding CxxC-x17-CxxC domain-containing protein has translation MEERYPRRGPRSFQDRPREFHKAVCSDCGKECEIPFKPTEGRPVYCLDCLPKHRKPRY, from the coding sequence ATGGAAGAGAGATATCCGCGCAGGGGTCCCAGATCGTTCCAGGACCGTCCCCGCGAGTTCCACAAAGCAGTCTGTTCCGACTGCGGCAAAGAGTGCGAGATTCCTTTCAAGCCAACGGAGGGTCGGCCCGTCTACTGCCTCGACTGCCTCCCGAAGCACAGGAAACCCCGGTACTGA
- a CDS encoding CxxC-x17-CxxC domain-containing protein: MEERYPSRGPRSFQDRPREFHKAVCSDCGKECEVPFKPTEGRPVYCRDCLPKYRKPRF, from the coding sequence ATGGAAGAGAGATACCCGAGCAGGGGTCCCAGGTCGTTCCAGGACCGCCCCCGCGAGTTCCACAAGGCAGTCTGTTCCGACTGCGGCAAAGAGTGTGAAGTTCCTTTCAAGCCGACCGAGGGCAGGCCCGTCTACTGCCGTGACTGCCTCCCGAAGTACAGAAAACCCCGATTCTAA
- a CDS encoding ABC transporter permease — protein sequence MIDISSRVQSVWRRNWDAFIRTYRVNFIPPFVEPVLYLLALGFGLGTYIEAVDGIPYPVFIAPALVSISVMYSSFFECTYSSFVRMYYQKTFDAIIATPVSIDEVIAGEMLWGATRGMIYATLMLPVLLLFNVVTMPSSLLLIPFAYLAGLLFASIAMCFTAITPSIDALNYPSFLFITPMFLFSGTFFPLDLLPQPIQYFALAALPLTHVVGINRAITLSAFSPTNILNLAWIAVATVFFFVLAIRLMRRRLIV from the coding sequence ATGATCGACATCAGCAGCAGGGTGCAAAGCGTCTGGCGGAGGAACTGGGACGCCTTCATCAGGACCTACCGGGTAAACTTCATCCCCCCTTTCGTCGAGCCGGTCCTCTACCTCCTGGCCCTGGGGTTCGGTCTCGGGACCTACATCGAGGCGGTCGACGGGATACCCTATCCCGTCTTCATCGCACCGGCCCTCGTCTCAATATCGGTGATGTACTCGTCCTTCTTCGAGTGCACCTACTCGTCGTTCGTCCGGATGTACTACCAGAAGACGTTCGATGCGATCATCGCAACGCCGGTCAGCATCGACGAAGTGATCGCCGGGGAGATGCTCTGGGGCGCCACCCGGGGGATGATCTACGCGACGCTGATGCTCCCGGTGCTCCTCCTCTTTAACGTCGTGACCATGCCGTCGTCCCTGCTCCTCATACCCTTCGCGTACCTTGCCGGCCTCCTCTTTGCAAGCATCGCGATGTGCTTCACGGCGATCACGCCGAGCATCGACGCGTTGAATTACCCATCGTTTCTCTTCATCACCCCGATGTTCCTCTTCTCGGGGACGTTCTTCCCCCTCGACCTGCTCCCGCAGCCGATCCAGTACTTCGCCCTCGCCGCTCTCCCGCTCACGCACGTCGTCGGCATCAACCGGGCGATCACGCTCTCGGCGTTTTCGCCGACGAATATCCTCAACCTCGCCTGGATCGCGGTAGCGACCGTCTTCTTCTTCGTACTCGCCATCAGGCTGATGCGAAGGCGGCTTATCGTCTGA
- a CDS encoding ABC transporter ATP-binding protein, giving the protein MARDLLKRFEDLVAVDRITFRVREGEVFGFLGPNGAGKTTTMKMIQCISPKTGGTLEVFNMDVETHQREIKSRLGVVPQETNLDPDFSTYRNLLVYARYFGIPKREAERRAEELLAFMQLDEKRDVLIEKLSGGMKRRLIIARALINAPELLILDEPTIGLDPQARHLIWEKLRNLQAQGNTLVLTTHYLDEAERLCDRLVIMDNGKVLVEGAPADLIREHAGSDIVEVERTEKAIACLTGLGVNYDLAGDVIQVFTDRPHDVARELLEVCQHEAAVTVRPATLEDVFLRLTGRSLRE; this is encoded by the coding sequence GTGGCACGCGACCTCTTGAAGCGGTTCGAGGACCTCGTCGCGGTCGACCGCATCACCTTCCGAGTCAGAGAGGGGGAGGTCTTTGGGTTTCTCGGCCCGAACGGGGCGGGAAAGACGACGACCATGAAGATGATCCAGTGCATCTCCCCAAAGACCGGCGGCACCCTGGAGGTCTTTAACATGGACGTGGAGACCCACCAGCGGGAGATCAAGAGCCGCCTCGGCGTGGTGCCGCAGGAGACCAACCTCGACCCGGACTTCTCAACCTACCGGAACCTGCTGGTCTACGCCCGCTACTTCGGGATCCCGAAACGGGAGGCAGAGCGGCGGGCGGAAGAACTCCTCGCGTTCATGCAGCTCGATGAGAAACGGGACGTCCTGATCGAGAAACTCTCGGGCGGGATGAAACGACGGCTGATCATCGCCCGGGCCCTGATCAACGCACCCGAACTGCTCATCCTCGACGAGCCGACCATCGGGCTCGACCCGCAGGCACGGCACCTGATCTGGGAGAAACTCCGGAACCTCCAGGCGCAGGGAAACACCCTCGTCCTCACCACGCACTACCTGGACGAAGCGGAACGCCTCTGCGACCGGCTGGTGATCATGGATAACGGGAAGGTCCTCGTCGAGGGCGCCCCGGCAGACCTCATCCGGGAGCATGCCGGGAGCGATATCGTCGAGGTCGAACGGACGGAGAAAGCAATCGCCTGCCTGACCGGGCTTGGCGTGAACTATGACCTTGCCGGCGACGTGATCCAGGTCTTCACGGATCGCCCCCACGACGTGGCACGCGAACTGCTCGAGGTCTGCCAGCACGAGGCGGCGGTGACGGTGCGCCCGGCAACCCTCGAGGACGTCTTTCTGCGGCTGACCGGCCGGAGCCTGCGGGAGTGA
- a CDS encoding SET domain-containing protein, with product MTDTAVETGRVVYPSDTVYVSSSKCRGRGVFARRDLFAGEVIEVCPVIVLGGADEQELLDKTRLFDYYFAWGELAAVALGYGSLYNHSYQANADHLCDVLRGEIRILAHRTIRRGEEVTINYGGRPDCPDPVWFDAAEE from the coding sequence ATGACCGATACTGCCGTGGAGACGGGCAGGGTCGTCTACCCTTCCGACACCGTATATGTCAGTTCATCGAAATGCCGTGGGCGGGGAGTCTTCGCCCGCAGGGATCTTTTTGCCGGCGAGGTGATCGAGGTCTGCCCGGTGATCGTGCTCGGCGGAGCGGACGAGCAGGAACTCCTTGATAAGACGCGCCTCTTCGACTACTACTTCGCATGGGGGGAGCTCGCCGCCGTGGCGCTCGGCTACGGGTCGCTCTACAACCACTCCTATCAAGCGAACGCGGACCATCTCTGCGACGTTCTCCGGGGCGAGATCCGCATCCTGGCCCACCGTACCATCCGGCGGGGCGAGGAGGTCACCATCAACTACGGCGGCCGGCCAGACTGCCCCGACCCCGTCTGGTTCGATGCGGCGGAGGAGTAA
- a CDS encoding TOBE domain-containing protein — protein MKLSARNQLPGKVKALNEGMVTAEVVIELDGGGELIAVITKKSVENLGIAVGKKVYAVVKSTEVMVATD, from the coding sequence ATGAAGTTAAGTGCAAGAAACCAACTTCCCGGAAAAGTCAAGGCTCTCAATGAGGGCATGGTCACCGCAGAGGTCGTCATCGAGCTGGACGGCGGCGGCGAGCTCATCGCGGTCATCACGAAAAAGTCCGTGGAGAACCTCGGGATTGCCGTCGGCAAGAAAGTCTACGCCGTGGTCAAGTCGACCGAGGTCATGGTCGCCACCGACTGA